A window of the Cucurbita pepo subsp. pepo cultivar mu-cu-16 chromosome LG01, ASM280686v2, whole genome shotgun sequence genome harbors these coding sequences:
- the LOC111809315 gene encoding GABA transporter 1-like isoform X1 codes for MGAKTPTSVDTMAKEKENGDGQVQVTVDLDAGALFVLKSRGSWWHCGYHLTTSIVAPSLLSLPFAFKMLGWVGGSVGLAFCGLVTFYAYHLLSLVLEHHAMNGSRLLRFRDMATNILGPKWGTFYVGPIQFGVCYGSVVAGILIGGQNMKYIYVLSNPEGTMKLYQFIIIFGSLILILAQIPSFHSLRHINLLSLTLSLAYSACVTVASLILGYSKNAPPKDYSVQGSAVGQLFNAFNGISVIATSYACGMVPEIQATLVAPLKGKMFKGLCLCYAVIAATFLSVGISGYWAFGNEAKGTVLTNFMGQNQLPSWLLIMTNAFCLVQVSAVTGVYLQPTNELFEKKLADPTKKQFSTRNIVPRLISRSLTVIIATIFSSMLPFFGDLMGLIGALGFIPLDFIMPMVFYNATFKPSKRTFIFWINSVIVAISSVLAAIGGVAAIRQIVLDAKEYRLFANV; via the exons atgggAGCGAAAACGCCGACCTCTGTAGATACAATGgcgaaggagaaagagaacgGTGACGGTCAAGTTCAGGTGACGGTGGACCTCGATGCCGGAGCTCTGTTTGTACTTAAATCCCGAG GATCATGGTGGCATTGTGGGTACCACTTGACGACATCCATAGTGGCACCATCGCTACTAAGCCTTCCCTTTGCGTTCAAGATGCTAGGTTGGGTTGGCGGAAGTGTAGGCCTTGCTTTTTGTGGTTTAGTCACTTTCTATGCCTACCATCTCCTATCGCTCGTTTTAGAGCACCACGCTATGAATGGTTCTCGTTTACTTAGGTTTCGGGATATGGCTACTAATATTCTCG GACCCAAATGGGGCACTTTCTATGTGGGCCCAATTCAATTTGGGGTGTGTTATGGTTCTGTTGTTGCTGGAATTCTTATTGGCGGTCAAAACATGAAG TATATTTATGTGCTCTCAAATCCAGAAGGGACAATGAAATTATAccaatttataataatatttggatCATTAATTCTGATTTTGGCTCAAATTCCATCTTTCCATTCTCTAAGGCATATCAACCTTCTCTCCCTCACTCTCTCCCTTGCTTACAGTGCCTGTGTGACAGTTGCTTCTTTAATACTAG GTTATTCCAAGAATGCACCTCCCAAAGACTACTCCGTTCAAGGGTCCGCAGTCGGCCAGCTATTTAATGCCTTCAATGGCATTTCAGTCATTGCAACTTCTTACGCATGTGGAATGGTTCCCGAAATACAg GCAACGTTAGTAGCGCCATTGAAAGGCAAGATGTTCAAAGGGCTATGTCTTTGTTACGCAGTGATAGCAGCCACCTTTCTGAGCGTAGGCATTTCAGGGTATTGGGCCTTTGGAAATGAGGCCAAGGGAACAGTTCTTACTAATTTCATGGGCCAAAATCAGTTGCCCTCTTGGCTTCTCATCATGACCAATGCCTTTTGCCTCGTGCAAGTCTCAGCCGTCACCGGC GTTTACTTACAACCCACGAACGAATTATTCGAGAAGAAATTAGCAGACCCAACCAAAAAACAATTTTCGACTCGTAACATTGTGCCGAGGTTGATATCACGGTCGTTAACGGTGATCATTGCCACCATATTTTCATCCATGTTGCCTTTCTTTGGGGATCTAATGGGACTAATTGGAGCATTAGGGTTCATTCCTCTCGACTTCATCATGCCAATGGTTTTCTACAATGCGACTTTCAAGCCTTCGAAGAGAACCtttattttttggataaaCAGTGTGATTGTGGCGATTTCATCAGTACTTGCTGCAATTGGAGGTGTTGCAGCCATTCGACAAATCGTTTTGGATGCTAAAGAATATCGTTTATTTGCTAATGTGTGA
- the LOC111809315 gene encoding GABA transporter 1-like isoform X2: MGAKTPTSVDTMAKEKENGDGQVQVTVDLDAGALFVLKSRGPKWGTFYVGPIQFGVCYGSVVAGILIGGQNMKYIYVLSNPEGTMKLYQFIIIFGSLILILAQIPSFHSLRHINLLSLTLSLAYSACVTVASLILGYSKNAPPKDYSVQGSAVGQLFNAFNGISVIATSYACGMVPEIQATLVAPLKGKMFKGLCLCYAVIAATFLSVGISGYWAFGNEAKGTVLTNFMGQNQLPSWLLIMTNAFCLVQVSAVTGVYLQPTNELFEKKLADPTKKQFSTRNIVPRLISRSLTVIIATIFSSMLPFFGDLMGLIGALGFIPLDFIMPMVFYNATFKPSKRTFIFWINSVIVAISSVLAAIGGVAAIRQIVLDAKEYRLFANV; encoded by the exons atgggAGCGAAAACGCCGACCTCTGTAGATACAATGgcgaaggagaaagagaacgGTGACGGTCAAGTTCAGGTGACGGTGGACCTCGATGCCGGAGCTCTGTTTGTACTTAAATCCCGAG GACCCAAATGGGGCACTTTCTATGTGGGCCCAATTCAATTTGGGGTGTGTTATGGTTCTGTTGTTGCTGGAATTCTTATTGGCGGTCAAAACATGAAG TATATTTATGTGCTCTCAAATCCAGAAGGGACAATGAAATTATAccaatttataataatatttggatCATTAATTCTGATTTTGGCTCAAATTCCATCTTTCCATTCTCTAAGGCATATCAACCTTCTCTCCCTCACTCTCTCCCTTGCTTACAGTGCCTGTGTGACAGTTGCTTCTTTAATACTAG GTTATTCCAAGAATGCACCTCCCAAAGACTACTCCGTTCAAGGGTCCGCAGTCGGCCAGCTATTTAATGCCTTCAATGGCATTTCAGTCATTGCAACTTCTTACGCATGTGGAATGGTTCCCGAAATACAg GCAACGTTAGTAGCGCCATTGAAAGGCAAGATGTTCAAAGGGCTATGTCTTTGTTACGCAGTGATAGCAGCCACCTTTCTGAGCGTAGGCATTTCAGGGTATTGGGCCTTTGGAAATGAGGCCAAGGGAACAGTTCTTACTAATTTCATGGGCCAAAATCAGTTGCCCTCTTGGCTTCTCATCATGACCAATGCCTTTTGCCTCGTGCAAGTCTCAGCCGTCACCGGC GTTTACTTACAACCCACGAACGAATTATTCGAGAAGAAATTAGCAGACCCAACCAAAAAACAATTTTCGACTCGTAACATTGTGCCGAGGTTGATATCACGGTCGTTAACGGTGATCATTGCCACCATATTTTCATCCATGTTGCCTTTCTTTGGGGATCTAATGGGACTAATTGGAGCATTAGGGTTCATTCCTCTCGACTTCATCATGCCAATGGTTTTCTACAATGCGACTTTCAAGCCTTCGAAGAGAACCtttattttttggataaaCAGTGTGATTGTGGCGATTTCATCAGTACTTGCTGCAATTGGAGGTGTTGCAGCCATTCGACAAATCGTTTTGGATGCTAAAGAATATCGTTTATTTGCTAATGTGTGA